A genome region from Pseudomonas sp. N3-W includes the following:
- a CDS encoding heavy metal response regulator transcription factor, with product MRVLIIEDEEKTADYLHRGLTEQGYTVDLARDGVEGLHLALESDYAVIILDVMLPGLDGFGVLRALRARKQTPVIMLTARERVEDRIRGLREGADDYLGKPFSFLELVARLQALTRRSGGHEPVQVSIADLWIDLISRKATRAGARLDLTAKEFSLLSVLARRQGEILSKTAIAEMVWDINFDSDANVVEVAIKRLRAKLDGPFDEKLLHTIRGMGYVLESRGAQ from the coding sequence ATGCGCGTTCTGATTATCGAAGACGAAGAAAAAACCGCGGACTATTTGCATCGCGGCCTGACGGAACAGGGCTACACCGTGGACCTGGCGCGGGATGGCGTCGAAGGCCTGCACCTGGCGCTGGAAAGCGACTACGCGGTGATCATCCTCGACGTCATGCTGCCGGGCCTCGATGGCTTCGGCGTGTTGCGTGCACTGCGGGCGCGCAAGCAGACCCCGGTGATCATGCTCACCGCCCGCGAGCGTGTTGAGGACCGCATTCGCGGCCTGCGCGAGGGCGCCGACGATTACCTGGGCAAACCGTTTTCGTTCCTGGAACTGGTGGCGCGCCTGCAAGCGCTGACTCGGCGCAGTGGCGGCCATGAACCGGTGCAAGTGAGCATCGCCGACCTGTGGATCGACCTGATCAGCCGCAAGGCCACCCGTGCCGGCGCGCGCCTGGATCTGACCGCCAAGGAGTTTTCGCTGCTCAGCGTGCTGGCCCGTCGGCAGGGAGAAATCCTGTCGAAAACCGCCATCGCCGAGATGGTCTGGGACATCAATTTCGACAGCGACGCCAACGTGGTCGAAGTCGCGATCAAACGCCTGCGGGCCAAGCTCGACGGGCCGTTCGACGAGAAGTTGCTGCACACCATTCGTGGCATGGGGTATGTGCTGGAGAGTCGCGGTGCCCAGTAA
- a CDS encoding OprD family porin, whose protein sequence is MRFPIRFSPLFIAVAATMAPGAQAADDSTQQGFVEGSSLNLNARNYYMNRNRHQHTDDNIEWGQGFLGKFESGFTAGTVGVGVDVHGMLGLKLDGGGGTDGSSILPVSDGNGKAPGSFSTAGGALKLRGFDTELKAGDLFLTNPVIAGGESRMLPQTFRGVSLTNHSFDGFLIEGGQVSFTKPYNQSGHKRIGTSYGTLPEGDESQHLNWAGVAWSGLPGLTSSLYAAELKDIWNQYYYDLDYTYAVNDLVSVNPGLHFYHTQDTGDALLGNIDNNTYSLHFTVGVGHHSVTAAYQRVNGNTPFDYISQGDSIYLDNSQQYSDFNGPNERSWKLKYAYDFAGLGLPGLTSALSYSRGELDLTKVDPDSRGYASWYSAEGKNAKHWERDIDLKYVVQSGQAKDLAVRLQWATNRGANGYGALDQDTDEYRVIIDYPINVF, encoded by the coding sequence GTGCGTTTCCCTATCAGATTCAGCCCGCTGTTCATTGCAGTTGCCGCAACGATGGCGCCTGGCGCCCAGGCCGCCGACGATTCCACCCAGCAAGGTTTTGTTGAAGGCTCAAGCCTCAACCTCAATGCCCGCAACTACTACATGAACCGCAACCGTCACCAGCACACCGATGACAACATCGAATGGGGCCAGGGTTTTCTCGGCAAATTCGAATCCGGTTTCACTGCAGGCACCGTCGGGGTCGGCGTTGATGTTCACGGGATGCTCGGACTCAAGCTTGATGGCGGTGGCGGCACCGACGGGTCGAGCATCCTGCCGGTCAGCGATGGCAACGGCAAGGCGCCGGGCTCGTTCTCCACGGCCGGTGGCGCGCTGAAACTGCGAGGCTTTGACACTGAATTGAAGGCCGGCGACCTGTTTCTCACCAACCCGGTGATCGCCGGTGGCGAAAGCCGCATGCTGCCGCAGACCTTTCGCGGCGTCAGCCTGACCAACCACAGTTTCGACGGTTTTCTGATCGAAGGCGGCCAGGTCAGTTTCACCAAGCCGTATAACCAGAGCGGCCATAAACGCATCGGCACCTCTTACGGCACCTTGCCTGAGGGCGATGAAAGCCAGCACCTGAACTGGGCGGGCGTGGCCTGGAGCGGTCTGCCGGGACTGACCAGCAGCCTGTACGCCGCCGAACTCAAGGACATCTGGAACCAGTACTACTACGACCTGGATTACACCTACGCGGTCAACGATCTGGTCAGCGTCAACCCCGGCCTACACTTCTATCACACCCAGGACACTGGCGATGCGCTGCTGGGCAACATCGACAACAACACCTACAGCCTGCATTTCACCGTCGGCGTCGGTCATCACAGCGTCACCGCGGCGTATCAGCGGGTCAACGGCAACACTCCCTTCGATTACATCAGCCAGGGGGACAGCATTTACCTGGACAACTCCCAGCAGTACTCGGACTTCAACGGCCCGAACGAGCGCTCCTGGAAACTCAAATACGCCTATGATTTCGCCGGCCTCGGCCTGCCGGGCCTGACCTCGGCGCTGTCGTATTCACGGGGTGAACTGGACCTGACCAAGGTCGATCCCGACAGCCGTGGTTATGCCTCGTGGTACAGCGCTGAGGGCAAGAATGCCAAGCACTGGGAACGCGACATCGACCTCAAATACGTGGTTCAAAGCGGCCAGGCCAAAGACCTCGCGGTGCGCCTGCAATGGGCAACCAACCGTGGCGCAAACGGCTACGGTGCGCTGGATCAGGACACCGATGAATACCGTGTAATCATCGATTACCCGATCAACGTGTTCTAA
- a CDS encoding heavy metal sensor histidine kinase: protein MPSNSIALRLSGMFTLVAALVFLLIGGALYQQVEKGLGLLPEAELDARYSVLESTVGRFGTPEHWAKINAKLNLLGEEDKRIRFWIVSGDPAYEYGNPTPQVRDFSAGPLGRRDLQLPDQPYPLKVLVSQFPAKDQRPPLRFLIAIDTETFLQTQHHLLIALISLAIVGVLLASALGYWVARIGLQPLIKLSHEAQRLAPPLRAGRLRLSPLPPELNQFVSSFNSTLERVEQAYSRLESFNADVAHELRSPLTNLIGQTQVALTRGRSAEHYFEVLQSNLEELERLRSIINDMLFLASADQGSKATKLTSTSLADEVATTLEYLDFILEDAQVQVRVSGDAQVRIEIAHLRRALINLLSNAVQHTEAGQVIEVRIEVEEHQVSIGVANPGSPIASEHLPRLFERFYRVDASRSNSGNNHGLGLAIVKAIALMHGGDVFVRSDDGMNTFGIYLPV from the coding sequence GTGCCCAGTAATTCCATTGCGCTGCGCCTGAGTGGCATGTTCACCCTGGTGGCCGCGCTGGTGTTTCTGTTGATCGGCGGCGCCTTGTATCAACAGGTGGAAAAAGGCTTGGGCCTGTTGCCGGAAGCGGAACTGGATGCCCGTTACAGTGTGCTGGAATCCACCGTCGGGCGTTTCGGCACGCCCGAGCACTGGGCGAAGATCAACGCCAAGCTCAACCTGCTGGGCGAGGAAGACAAACGCATCCGGTTCTGGATCGTCAGTGGCGATCCGGCCTATGAATACGGCAACCCGACGCCGCAGGTCCGCGACTTTTCTGCCGGCCCGCTAGGCCGGCGTGATCTGCAACTGCCGGATCAGCCCTATCCGTTGAAAGTGCTGGTCAGTCAGTTCCCGGCCAAGGACCAGCGCCCGCCGCTGCGCTTCCTGATCGCCATCGACACCGAGACCTTTTTGCAGACTCAGCATCACCTGCTGATCGCCCTCATCAGCCTGGCGATTGTCGGCGTGCTGCTGGCTTCGGCACTGGGTTATTGGGTAGCGCGCATTGGCTTGCAGCCGTTGATCAAGCTGTCCCATGAAGCCCAGCGGCTCGCACCGCCATTGCGCGCCGGGCGTCTGCGCCTGTCGCCATTGCCGCCGGAGCTGAATCAGTTTGTCAGCTCGTTCAACTCCACGCTGGAACGGGTCGAGCAGGCGTACTCACGCCTGGAGTCGTTCAACGCCGATGTCGCCCACGAACTGCGTTCGCCGCTGACCAACCTGATTGGCCAGACCCAAGTGGCGCTGACTCGCGGGCGCTCGGCGGAACACTATTTCGAGGTGCTGCAATCGAACCTCGAAGAGCTGGAGCGCCTGCGTTCGATCATCAATGACATGCTGTTCCTGGCCAGCGCTGATCAGGGCAGCAAGGCCACCAAGCTGACTTCCACTTCGCTTGCCGATGAAGTGGCGACGACTCTGGAATATCTGGACTTCATTCTCGAAGATGCACAGGTTCAGGTCCGAGTCAGCGGCGATGCGCAGGTGCGAATCGAGATCGCACACCTGCGCCGGGCCTTGATCAACCTGCTGAGCAACGCGGTGCAACACACCGAAGCCGGGCAGGTGATCGAGGTGCGGATCGAGGTCGAAGAGCATCAGGTGAGCATCGGCGTGGCCAACCCGGGCTCGCCGATTGCCAGTGAACACCTGCCGCGCCTGTTCGAGCGTTTCTATCGGGTCGATGCGTCACGCAGCAACAGCGGCAACAACCACGGGCTGGGGTTGGCAATCGTCAAGGCGATTGCGCTGATGCATGGCGGCGATGTGTTTGTGCGCAGTGATGACGGCATGAATACGTTCGGGATTTATCTGCCAGTCTGA
- a CDS encoding multidrug efflux RND transporter permease subunit has translation MTGRGGVSGWCIDHPVATILLTFAMVLLGVIAFPRLPIAPLPEAEFPTIQVSAQLPGASPDTMASSVATPLEVQFSAIPGMTQMTSSSALGSSLLTLQFTLDKSIDTAAQEVQAAINTAAGKLPKDMPTLPTWKKVNPADSPVLILSVSSSQMPGTELSDLVETLLSRQISQIDGVGQINITGQQRPAIRVQASADKLAAIGLTLADIRLAIQQTSLNLAKGALYGESSISTLSTNDQLFHPDEYSQLIVSYKDGAPVHLKDVAKVVNGSEDAYVQAWAGDQPGVNLVISRQPGANIVETVDRIQAALPGLEAMLPASVQVKVLIDRTQTIRASLHEVEITLFIAIMLVVAVMALFLRQLSATLIVSAVLGVSLTASFALMYIMGFSLNNLTLVAIVVAVGFVVDDAIVVVENIHRHLEAGDGMREAAIKGAGEIGFTVVSISFSLVAAFIPLLFMGGVVGRLFKEFALTATSTILISVVVSLTLAPTLAALFMRAPVHHAHSKPGFGERLLAGYEKLLRRALAHQRLMIGVFCLSLGLAIAGYIFIPKGFFPIQDTGFVLGTTEAAADISYSDMVKKHLAMAEIVAADPAVQAFSHSVGVSGSNQTIANGRFWIALKPRGERDVSASQFIDRIRPQLMKVPGIVLYLRAGQDINLSSGPSRAQYQYVLKSNDGPTLSTWTQRLTEKLRTNPAFRDLSNDLQLGGSITHISIDRIAASRFGLTASDVDEALYDAFGQRQINEFQTQINQYNVILELDTKQRGKAESLNYFYLRSPLSGEMVPLSALARFDAPTIGPLSIAHDGMFPAANLSFNLAPGVALGDAVIMLNQAKAEIGMPAAISGNFQGAAQAFQSSLASQPWLILAALVAVYIILGVLYESFVHPLTIISTLPSAGLGAVIMLWICGQDFSIMALIGLVLLIGIVKKNGILMIDFALEAQRNGGLPPEEAIYQACITRFRPIIMTTLAALLGALPLMLGYGTGAELRQPLGIAVVGGLLVSQALTLFTTPVIYLWLERFFHRPKPAPLPALATTD, from the coding sequence ATGACGGGCCGCGGAGGGGTTTCCGGCTGGTGCATCGATCACCCGGTGGCAACGATTCTGCTGACCTTTGCGATGGTGCTGCTGGGCGTCATTGCGTTCCCGCGTTTGCCCATCGCGCCTTTGCCGGAAGCGGAGTTCCCGACCATTCAGGTGTCCGCGCAACTGCCCGGCGCCAGCCCCGACACCATGGCGTCGTCGGTGGCCACGCCGCTTGAGGTGCAATTCAGCGCCATCCCCGGCATGACCCAGATGACGTCCAGCAGTGCGCTGGGCTCCAGTTTGCTGACCCTGCAATTCACCCTCGACAAGAGCATCGACACCGCTGCCCAGGAAGTACAGGCGGCGATCAACACCGCCGCCGGCAAGCTGCCCAAGGACATGCCGACACTGCCGACCTGGAAGAAGGTCAACCCGGCAGACAGCCCGGTGCTGATCCTCAGCGTCAGCTCCAGCCAAATGCCCGGCACCGAACTCAGCGACCTGGTGGAAACCCTGCTGTCGCGTCAGATCAGTCAGATCGACGGCGTAGGCCAAATCAACATCACTGGTCAGCAACGTCCGGCGATTCGGGTCCAGGCCTCGGCGGACAAACTCGCGGCCATCGGCCTGACCCTGGCGGATATTCGCCTGGCGATCCAGCAGACCAGCCTCAATCTGGCCAAGGGCGCGTTGTACGGTGAGTCGAGCATCTCGACCCTGTCCACCAACGACCAGCTGTTCCACCCTGACGAATACAGCCAGCTCATCGTTTCCTACAAGGATGGCGCACCGGTTCACCTCAAGGATGTCGCCAAAGTCGTCAACGGTTCGGAAGATGCCTACGTGCAAGCCTGGGCTGGCGATCAACCGGGTGTGAACCTGGTGATCTCCCGCCAGCCAGGCGCCAACATCGTTGAAACCGTGGACCGTATCCAGGCCGCGCTGCCGGGCCTTGAAGCGATGTTGCCGGCCTCGGTGCAGGTCAAGGTGTTGATCGACCGTACGCAGACCATTCGCGCGTCGTTGCATGAAGTGGAAATCACCCTGTTCATCGCGATCATGCTGGTGGTGGCGGTGATGGCGCTGTTCCTGCGCCAGTTGTCGGCGACGCTGATTGTGTCGGCCGTGCTCGGCGTGTCGCTGACGGCCAGTTTCGCCCTGATGTACATCATGGGTTTCAGCCTGAACAACCTGACACTGGTGGCGATCGTGGTGGCCGTGGGGTTTGTGGTCGACGACGCGATCGTGGTGGTGGAGAACATCCACCGACACCTCGAGGCGGGCGACGGCATGCGCGAAGCGGCGATCAAGGGCGCTGGCGAGATTGGCTTTACCGTGGTCTCGATCAGCTTCTCGCTGGTGGCGGCATTCATCCCGCTGCTGTTCATGGGCGGCGTGGTCGGGCGACTGTTCAAGGAATTCGCCCTGACGGCGACCTCGACCATTCTGATTTCGGTGGTGGTATCGCTGACCCTGGCGCCGACGCTGGCGGCCTTGTTCATGCGCGCACCGGTGCATCATGCCCACAGCAAACCGGGGTTTGGCGAGCGCTTGCTGGCCGGTTACGAGAAACTCCTGCGTCGCGCCCTCGCTCACCAGCGCTTGATGATCGGGGTGTTTTGCCTGTCGCTGGGCCTGGCCATCGCCGGTTACATCTTCATCCCCAAAGGCTTCTTCCCGATTCAGGACACCGGTTTTGTCCTCGGCACCACGGAAGCGGCTGCCGACATTTCCTACAGCGACATGGTGAAAAAACACCTGGCGATGGCCGAAATCGTCGCCGCCGACCCGGCCGTGCAGGCGTTTTCCCACTCGGTCGGCGTCTCGGGCAGTAACCAGACCATCGCCAACGGACGCTTCTGGATCGCCCTCAAACCACGGGGCGAGCGTGACGTCAGCGCCAGCCAGTTCATCGACCGGATTCGTCCACAGTTGATGAAAGTGCCGGGCATTGTTCTGTACCTGCGTGCAGGCCAGGACATCAACCTCAGCTCCGGCCCGAGCCGCGCCCAATATCAATACGTGCTCAAGAGCAACGATGGCCCGACGCTGAGCACCTGGACCCAACGCCTGACGGAAAAACTGCGCACCAACCCGGCGTTCCGCGATCTTTCCAACGACCTGCAACTGGGCGGCAGCATCACCCACATCAGCATCGACCGCATCGCCGCCTCGCGCTTCGGCCTGACCGCCAGCGATGTCGACGAAGCGCTGTATGACGCCTTCGGTCAGCGGCAGATCAACGAGTTCCAGACCCAGATCAACCAGTACAACGTGATTCTGGAACTGGACACCAAACAGCGCGGCAAGGCCGAGAGCCTCAACTATTTCTACCTGCGCTCGCCGCTTAGCGGGGAAATGGTGCCGCTGTCGGCGCTGGCCAGGTTCGATGCCCCGACCATCGGCCCGCTGTCCATCGCCCATGACGGCATGTTCCCGGCCGCCAACCTCTCGTTCAACCTGGCGCCCGGCGTGGCGTTGGGGGATGCGGTGATCATGCTCAACCAGGCCAAGGCCGAGATTGGCATGCCGGCGGCCATCAGCGGCAACTTCCAGGGTGCGGCCCAGGCGTTCCAGAGCTCGCTGGCCAGTCAGCCATGGCTGATCCTGGCGGCGCTGGTGGCGGTGTACATCATTCTTGGCGTGCTCTACGAGAGCTTCGTGCACCCGCTGACGATCATCTCGACCCTGCCGTCGGCGGGACTTGGCGCGGTGATCATGCTGTGGATTTGCGGCCAGGACTTTTCGATCATGGCGTTGATCGGGCTGGTACTGTTGATCGGCATCGTCAAGAAAAACGGCATCCTGATGATCGACTTCGCGCTGGAAGCTCAGCGCAACGGCGGACTGCCGCCGGAAGAGGCGATCTACCAGGCCTGTATCACGCGGTTCCGGCCGATCATCATGACCACCCTCGCCGCCCTGCTCGGTGCCTTGCCGCTGATGCTGGGTTACGGCACCGGCGCCGAACTGCGCCAGCCACTGGGTATTGCGGTGGTCGGCGGCCTGTTGGTAAGCCAGGCGCTGACGCTATTTACCACACCGGTCATATACTTGTGGCTGGAACGATTTTTCCATCGGCCCAAACCAGCGCCATTGCCGGCACTGGCGACCACAGACTGA
- a CDS encoding diguanylate cyclase — protein sequence MIASRIPTVSGTTGRPELLLVLGSCLTVIAILSIVTFLLIREHANAQLDATRSATTIAQLIDADVLRTVELYDMTLQGLIAASQRNDLKQMSAQVRHLVLFDRSNTARFKGDILLLDAHGDMVADSSLLEPKAANFADRDYFQAHVGNHDRGMFISRPFKPRCDCADNDQWQISFSRRISSPTGEFLGVAVASMRLAYFEELFNSLDIGRNSTLNIINSDGLLLAQKPYLENDMIGKSFANRPNVVRLLREGNGSFSSVSSIDHQQRLYTFSRVGNLPLTVIVALSRDEVFGVWQRTAVVVSGATGVLCLGLLWLSWLLSRELRLRHRAERELALLAATDPLTGVANRRTLDQALRHEWFRAQRSGKPLSVLMIDADHFKAFNDRHGHQAGDDALRALAKVIAASIRRPADLVARYGGEEFSVILAETDSAGARQIAEQIRQAVEQLPLVAGAQLPVTVSIGISTWTTASEISLEQLLFAADKALYQAKDGGRNRVVAG from the coding sequence ATGATCGCAAGCCGCATTCCAACCGTTTCGGGCACCACCGGACGCCCCGAGCTGCTGCTGGTTCTGGGCAGTTGCCTGACCGTCATTGCCATCCTCAGCATTGTCACGTTCCTGCTGATACGCGAACACGCCAACGCCCAGCTGGACGCGACCCGCAGTGCGACCACCATCGCCCAGTTGATCGATGCCGATGTGCTGCGCACGGTCGAGCTTTACGACATGACGTTGCAGGGGTTGATCGCTGCGTCGCAACGCAACGACCTCAAACAGATGTCGGCGCAGGTCCGCCATCTGGTGTTGTTCGACCGCTCCAACACGGCCCGTTTCAAGGGCGACATTCTGCTGTTGGACGCACACGGCGACATGGTGGCTGATTCATCGCTGCTGGAGCCGAAAGCGGCCAACTTCGCCGACCGCGACTACTTCCAGGCGCACGTGGGCAATCACGACAGGGGCATGTTCATCAGTCGCCCCTTCAAACCACGTTGCGACTGCGCCGACAACGACCAATGGCAGATCAGTTTCAGCCGGCGCATCTCGTCGCCTACGGGAGAATTTCTCGGAGTCGCGGTGGCCTCGATGCGTCTGGCGTACTTCGAGGAGTTGTTCAACAGCCTGGACATCGGTCGCAACAGCACCCTGAACATCATCAATAGCGACGGCCTGTTGTTGGCGCAAAAGCCTTACCTCGAAAACGACATGATTGGCAAAAGTTTCGCCAACCGGCCTAACGTCGTGCGCCTCCTGCGTGAGGGCAATGGCAGCTTCAGCAGTGTGTCGAGCATCGATCACCAACAACGCCTGTACACCTTTTCCCGGGTCGGCAACCTGCCATTGACGGTGATTGTCGCGCTGTCACGCGACGAGGTGTTTGGCGTCTGGCAGCGCACGGCTGTTGTCGTCAGCGGCGCGACCGGCGTGCTGTGCCTGGGCTTGCTGTGGCTAAGCTGGCTGCTCAGCCGCGAATTGCGCCTGCGTCACAGGGCAGAGCGCGAACTCGCGCTGTTGGCCGCCACCGATCCGCTGACCGGCGTTGCAAACCGTCGGACCCTGGACCAGGCCCTGCGCCATGAATGGTTCCGCGCCCAACGCTCCGGCAAACCACTTTCGGTGTTGATGATCGATGCCGATCATTTCAAGGCGTTCAATGATCGTCACGGCCATCAGGCCGGTGACGATGCCTTGCGGGCACTGGCCAAGGTGATCGCCGCCAGCATCCGGCGACCGGCTGATCTGGTGGCCCGTTATGGCGGTGAAGAATTTTCGGTGATCCTCGCCGAAACCGACAGCGCGGGTGCAAGACAGATCGCGGAACAGATTCGTCAGGCGGTAGAGCAATTGCCATTGGTGGCGGGGGCGCAGCTGCCGGTTACTGTGAGTATCGGCATCAGCACCTGGACCACGGCGTCCGAGATTTCGCTTGAGCAGCTGCTGTTTGCGGCGGACAAGGCGTTGTATCAGGCCAAGGATGGCGGGCGGAATCGGGTGGTGGCTGGCTGA
- a CDS encoding methyl-accepting chemotaxis protein, producing the protein MWLHASFSISDLLALAVGCGLVAFGVGALLRPLNTLTERARQIADNPLSQGIYTGRRDQFGQIEFALQMLEAQVGAVVGRIGDASQRLAGHAAQLVEHLHSSHTSSLAQQAETDQVAAAIHQMAASVAQVASHAQQASVAADLAGSETREGYQLVGASRSAVLRLAEELVRATEVIHQLEGHSTDISGVLEVIRSIAEQTNLLALNAAIEAARAGDAGRGFAVVADEVRGLAQRTQQSTNEIQRMISTLQNGARDAVLVMQQSSEHVENSVDQASRATQALDGISQRVNRISEMSLQIAAAVEEQSAVSEDINRNIIGIRTACEVTVNEGRQSQVNSEDVAGLAGDLRLLAREFWGRRG; encoded by the coding sequence ATGTGGTTGCATGCCTCGTTTTCGATCAGCGACTTGTTGGCGCTGGCGGTGGGTTGTGGCCTGGTGGCGTTTGGTGTCGGTGCGCTGCTGCGGCCACTGAACACCTTGACCGAGCGCGCCCGGCAGATTGCCGATAACCCGTTGAGCCAGGGGATTTATACCGGTCGCCGGGATCAGTTCGGCCAGATCGAATTTGCCCTGCAGATGCTCGAAGCGCAGGTCGGTGCGGTGGTGGGGCGCATTGGCGATGCGTCGCAACGGCTGGCCGGGCACGCGGCGCAACTGGTCGAGCATCTGCACAGCAGCCACACCAGCTCCCTGGCCCAGCAGGCGGAAACCGATCAGGTGGCGGCGGCGATTCACCAGATGGCGGCCAGCGTGGCGCAGGTCGCCAGCCATGCGCAGCAGGCCTCGGTGGCGGCGGATCTGGCGGGTAGCGAAACCCGCGAAGGTTATCAACTGGTCGGCGCCAGCCGCAGTGCGGTGTTGCGCCTGGCCGAAGAGCTGGTGCGGGCGACGGAGGTGATTCATCAGCTGGAAGGCCATAGCACTGATATCTCCGGGGTGCTGGAAGTGATTCGCAGCATCGCCGAGCAAACCAACCTGTTGGCGCTGAACGCGGCCATTGAAGCGGCGCGGGCCGGGGATGCCGGACGCGGATTTGCAGTGGTGGCCGATGAAGTGCGCGGGCTGGCCCAGCGCACTCAACAATCGACCAACGAGATCCAACGGATGATCAGCACCCTGCAAAACGGTGCGCGGGATGCGGTGCTGGTGATGCAGCAAAGCAGCGAGCATGTGGAGAACAGCGTTGATCAGGCCAGCCGCGCCACGCAGGCGCTGGACGGGATCAGCCAGCGGGTGAACCGGATTTCCGAAATGAGCCTGCAAATTGCCGCGGCGGTGGAAGAGCAGAGTGCGGTGAGTGAAGACATCAACCGCAACATCATCGGCATTCGCACGGCGTGCGAGGTGACGGTGAATGAGGGGCGCCAGAGCCAGGTCAATTCAGAGGATGTGGCGGGACTGGCGGGGGATTTGCGGTTGCTGGCGCGGGAGTTTTGGGGGCGGCGGGGTTAG
- a CDS encoding efflux RND transporter periplasmic adaptor subunit — MRIQKKSALIAAPLIVIAGLGLWYATRPATAKLAAPTAIPVRVVAVTEKDVPRYVTGIGSVLSLHSVVVRSQIDGVLTKLLVKEGQLVKTGDLLATIDDRSIRASLDQARAQLGESQAQLQVALVNLQRYKLLSVDDGVSKQTYDQQQALVNQLKATAQGNQASIDAAQVQLSYTQIRSPVTGRVGIRTVDEGNFLRMADAQGLFTVTQIDPIAVEFSLPQQMLPTLQGLIADPKNAQVKAYIGADTDGETGNLLGEGHLTLIDNQINANTGTIRAKAEFNNAGQKLWPGLLVTVQIQTALDKDALVVPPTVVQRGLDQHFVYRIKGDKVETVPVQMVYQGSGQDTITGVNAGDVLVSDGQSRLKPGSTVQVLTDPPQVVQSGAAR, encoded by the coding sequence ATGCGAATTCAGAAAAAATCCGCCTTGATCGCAGCCCCTTTGATTGTCATTGCAGGACTGGGCCTGTGGTATGCCACCCGCCCCGCCACCGCCAAACTTGCTGCCCCTACGGCGATCCCGGTGCGGGTCGTTGCCGTGACCGAAAAAGATGTGCCGCGCTATGTCACCGGCATCGGTTCGGTGCTGTCGCTGCACAGTGTGGTGGTTCGTTCGCAGATCGACGGCGTGCTGACCAAATTACTGGTCAAGGAAGGGCAACTGGTCAAGACCGGGGATTTGCTGGCGACCATCGATGACCGTTCGATCCGCGCCAGCCTCGATCAGGCCCGTGCGCAGCTGGGTGAAAGCCAGGCACAGTTGCAAGTGGCGCTGGTCAACCTGCAGCGCTACAAACTGTTGAGTGTCGACGACGGGGTTTCCAAGCAGACTTACGACCAGCAGCAAGCACTGGTTAATCAGCTCAAGGCCACCGCCCAAGGCAATCAGGCGTCCATCGATGCCGCTCAGGTTCAGCTTTCCTACACACAGATTCGCTCCCCGGTTACTGGCCGCGTTGGTATTCGTACCGTGGACGAAGGCAACTTCCTGCGCATGGCTGACGCTCAGGGCCTGTTCACCGTGACCCAGATCGACCCCATCGCCGTCGAGTTTTCCTTGCCGCAGCAAATGCTGCCAACCCTGCAAGGGCTGATCGCTGACCCGAAAAATGCGCAGGTCAAAGCCTACATCGGCGCTGACACCGACGGCGAAACCGGCAATCTGCTGGGCGAAGGTCACCTGACGCTGATCGATAACCAGATCAATGCCAACACCGGGACCATCCGCGCCAAGGCTGAATTCAACAACGCCGGCCAGAAGCTGTGGCCCGGCCTGCTGGTGACGGTACAGATTCAGACAGCGCTGGATAAAGATGCGCTGGTCGTACCGCCCACAGTCGTACAACGTGGCCTCGATCAACATTTCGTGTACCGGATCAAAGGCGACAAGGTCGAAACCGTACCGGTGCAGATGGTCTATCAAGGCAGCGGTCAGGACACCATCACCGGCGTAAACGCAGGTGATGTGCTGGTCAGCGATGGCCAGTCGCGCCTTAAACCGGGCTCCACCGTGCAGGTGCTGACTGATCCACCACAAGTGGTGCAATCAGGGGCAGCACGATGA